Proteins encoded within one genomic window of Bdellovibrio bacteriovorus:
- a CDS encoding ABC transporter ATP-binding protein — protein sequence MIEFKNLVKRFGTRTVLNGLSLKIREGEIIFILGTSGTGKSVLLKNLVGLLTPDEGEIWIDDQEVSKFTEEQYLPIRKKCGMVFQHPALFDSLTVFENVAFGLRRHYNFDEATIQEKVTKALRLVNLQGIEQKTPAQISYGMQKRVSLARTVALEPRILLFDEPTTGLDPVTTTAVNQLILDLSRTLKTTSLVVSHDMNCALSIADRIVVLDKGQIVAQGTPDELKKSEIPLVKDFLSEVLSA from the coding sequence GTGATCGAATTTAAGAACCTCGTTAAGAGATTTGGAACAAGAACGGTGCTCAACGGATTAAGCTTGAAAATCCGCGAGGGCGAGATCATCTTCATTCTGGGGACATCCGGGACAGGAAAATCAGTTCTATTGAAAAATCTCGTAGGTCTTTTAACTCCCGACGAAGGTGAAATCTGGATCGACGATCAAGAGGTTTCTAAATTCACTGAGGAACAATATCTGCCGATTCGCAAAAAATGCGGCATGGTTTTTCAACATCCTGCTCTTTTTGATTCGTTGACTGTCTTCGAGAACGTGGCCTTCGGGCTTCGTCGCCACTACAACTTTGATGAAGCGACGATACAGGAAAAAGTAACGAAGGCTTTACGTCTTGTAAACTTGCAGGGAATCGAACAAAAAACTCCAGCGCAAATTTCTTATGGAATGCAAAAACGCGTGAGCCTCGCTCGCACCGTCGCTTTAGAGCCGCGCATTCTTCTTTTTGACGAACCTACCACGGGACTAGATCCGGTAACGACAACGGCCGTGAACCAACTGATCTTGGATCTTTCCCGAACTTTAAAAACAACGTCCTTAGTGGTCAGTCACGATATGAATTGTGCGCTTTCCATCGCCGACCGTATTGTGGTTTTAGATAAAGGGCAGATTGTTGCGCAAGGAACGCCGGATGAACTAAAAAAATCCGAAATCCCCCTCGTCAAAGATTTCTTGTCTGAGGTTTTAAGCGCATGA
- a CDS encoding MlaE family ABC transporter permease, giving the protein MITLIAETMTGVFSPPFRRKEFFQQLYFVANKSLIIILFCVSFAAIVTILESSFHMKLVIQNDSMVPGFAALLILRELGAILTALLLTSRVGAGYASEVGSMQITEQVDAFKMLGIDPVNYLVVPRFLACVLGCMMLTIIANMTCIFSAIIVSQQYLGYTPSMFLASMDRFVQFQDLVFAAIKGACFGGVIPIVACYFGFRCQQGAEGVGRATTNTVVVASIAIIVIDFILSYTFSYLY; this is encoded by the coding sequence ATGATTACTTTAATCGCCGAAACCATGACAGGTGTTTTTAGTCCTCCTTTCCGCAGAAAAGAGTTCTTTCAACAGCTTTATTTCGTAGCGAACAAAAGTTTGATCATCATTCTTTTTTGCGTTTCTTTTGCCGCCATCGTAACTATTTTGGAATCATCATTCCACATGAAGCTAGTTATCCAAAATGACTCGATGGTGCCAGGCTTCGCAGCACTGCTTATTCTGCGTGAACTGGGAGCTATCCTTACCGCGCTTCTTCTGACATCGCGAGTGGGTGCGGGTTACGCCTCGGAAGTAGGTTCAATGCAAATCACTGAGCAGGTGGATGCATTTAAAATGCTGGGTATTGATCCCGTGAACTATCTTGTTGTACCGAGATTTCTGGCGTGCGTGCTGGGTTGTATGATGTTGACGATCATCGCGAATATGACGTGCATTTTTTCTGCTATCATCGTCAGCCAGCAATACTTAGGCTACACACCTTCCATGTTTCTAGCTTCGATGGATCGCTTCGTGCAATTTCAGGATTTGGTTTTTGCCGCCATAAAAGGTGCTTGCTTCGGTGGAGTGATTCCAATTGTAGCTTGTTACTTCGGGTTCCGGTGTCAACAAGGTGCCGAAGGTGTCGGGCGAGCGACGACGAACACCGTGGTCGTGGCTTCGATCGCAATTATTGTGATTGATTTTATTTTATCCTATACTTTTAGTTATCTTTATTAG
- the mdh gene encoding malate dehydrogenase, with amino-acid sequence MAHKRNKIAVIGAGFVGSTTAHWAAQKELGDVVILDINEGAAIGKALDLAQAGPIEMFDTKIKGTNKYEDIADSDVVIITAGMPRKPGMSRDELVGINAKIVKDVCEGVKKYAPNSFVIVVCNPMDVMAVYAKQILGFPRERVIGMGGCLDSARFREFIAEELNVSVKDVNGIVIGNHGDAMMPLVRHASVSGIPLTELLPADKIAAIVARTKQAGAEIGGHLKTGSAYYAPSRGAIEMAEAILKDQKRVLPVAVELTGEFGVNEGLMVGVLATIGGKGIEKVHKFEMNPAEQEEFKKSVDAVRALVSALKNVQ; translated from the coding sequence ATGGCTCACAAAAGAAATAAAATTGCCGTTATCGGCGCGGGTTTCGTTGGTTCAACTACTGCTCACTGGGCAGCACAAAAAGAACTTGGCGATGTTGTTATCTTGGACATCAATGAAGGTGCAGCCATCGGTAAAGCTTTGGATCTAGCTCAAGCAGGTCCTATCGAAATGTTCGATACTAAAATCAAAGGCACAAACAAGTACGAAGATATCGCAGACTCTGACGTTGTTATCATCACTGCAGGTATGCCACGTAAACCAGGCATGAGCCGCGATGAGCTTGTTGGTATCAACGCGAAAATCGTAAAAGATGTTTGTGAAGGCGTAAAAAAATACGCTCCAAATTCTTTCGTGATCGTAGTTTGTAACCCAATGGACGTTATGGCCGTTTACGCAAAACAAATCTTGGGCTTCCCTCGTGAGCGCGTTATCGGAATGGGCGGTTGCTTGGATTCAGCTCGCTTCCGCGAATTCATCGCTGAAGAGTTGAACGTGTCTGTTAAAGACGTCAACGGTATCGTTATCGGTAACCACGGTGATGCGATGATGCCTCTAGTTCGTCACGCTTCAGTTTCTGGTATTCCTCTGACAGAGCTTCTTCCTGCTGACAAAATCGCAGCCATCGTAGCTCGTACGAAACAAGCGGGTGCTGAAATCGGCGGCCACTTGAAAACAGGTTCTGCATACTACGCTCCTTCACGTGGTGCGATCGAAATGGCTGAAGCTATCTTGAAAGACCAAAAACGCGTTCTTCCAGTGGCTGTTGAGTTGACTGGTGAGTTCGGTGTGAACGAAGGTTTGATGGTTGGTGTTCTTGCTACTATCGGTGGCAAAGGTATCGAAAAAGTTCACAAGTTCGAAATGAACCCAGCGGAACAAGAAGAATTCAAAAAGTCAGTAGACGCCGTTCGCGCGCTTGTGTCTGCTCTTAAAAACGTACAGTAA
- a CDS encoding MlaE family ABC transporter permease → MTVFISILDEVGGALLFLQKILRSLFYKKIKTHEVFEQIWKVTAESFFTTAMAGFFVGAIMTVQFALQMKEFGALGYLGGLATSGTFREVGPLLIAFMLSGKVGAFTSAELGTMRVTEQIDAVRCLGADPMQEIIAPRFLGIIISSFFLLGGGLIMSVFGGMLMGYAFAGVNFEEYLRHVPMIVSPVSILSGVIKCGAFALVLATICTFKGFTTAGGAKGVGRAVVATSVSTMICIVVVDWMTSFLGEVILQMVRGYRS, encoded by the coding sequence ATGACGGTCTTCATTTCTATTTTGGATGAAGTCGGGGGAGCCCTTCTTTTCCTACAGAAAATTCTCAGATCTCTTTTTTATAAAAAGATTAAAACCCATGAAGTTTTCGAACAAATATGGAAAGTCACGGCCGAAAGTTTTTTCACAACAGCGATGGCGGGATTTTTCGTCGGCGCAATTATGACTGTCCAGTTTGCCTTGCAGATGAAAGAGTTCGGCGCTTTAGGATATCTGGGTGGACTTGCAACCAGTGGAACATTCCGTGAAGTCGGGCCGTTACTTATCGCCTTTATGTTGAGCGGAAAAGTGGGAGCCTTTACTTCCGCAGAGTTAGGAACCATGCGTGTTACCGAACAAATCGATGCGGTTCGCTGTTTGGGCGCTGATCCCATGCAAGAAATCATCGCACCCAGATTTTTAGGGATCATCATCTCCAGTTTCTTCCTGCTGGGCGGCGGTCTTATTATGTCCGTGTTCGGTGGAATGTTGATGGGTTACGCGTTTGCTGGTGTGAACTTTGAAGAATATCTTCGTCATGTTCCCATGATCGTCAGTCCGGTTTCTATTTTAAGTGGTGTGATTAAGTGCGGCGCCTTTGCCCTTGTTTTAGCAACCATCTGTACTTTCAAGGGGTTCACTACTGCGGGCGGAGCCAAAGGTGTGGGTCGCGCGGTGGTCGCAACATCCGTTAGCACCATGATTTGCATCGTCGTTGTGGATTGGATGACAAGCTTTTTAGGCGAAGTGATCTTGCAAATGGTTCGAGGATATCGCTCATGA
- a CDS encoding MlaD family protein, with protein sequence MKVETKVGLLALVSVALIVVFAYFMGFISPFSNAKELNVMYNYAGGIEEGSPVRVMGIKVGKVKSIHFDPSYKMANGEEVKLRLTITVDKKAWTSVRKDSKFFINLAGVIGEKFLEISPGSGEAAEFSSGDYVRGEDPPRIDQLISQSYGLAGKLIDLVEKNEGSVSNMIQQLDRLTTNFNKTLVLLDKTTKNQDVARLLDNAVKISDDMAYFTHNMRSKKAEETYDLVHKLLFRLEPLDGPAIKKFFQEEGVRARIF encoded by the coding sequence ATGAAGGTTGAAACCAAGGTAGGTTTGCTGGCTCTTGTCTCTGTAGCGCTCATTGTGGTGTTCGCTTACTTTATGGGTTTCATTTCTCCTTTCTCAAACGCTAAAGAACTCAATGTCATGTACAACTATGCTGGCGGAATCGAAGAAGGATCTCCGGTCCGCGTGATGGGTATTAAAGTGGGCAAGGTAAAATCAATCCACTTCGACCCTTCTTATAAAATGGCGAACGGTGAAGAAGTGAAACTGCGTTTGACGATCACCGTGGATAAAAAAGCCTGGACTAGCGTCCGTAAAGATTCCAAGTTTTTCATCAACCTTGCAGGTGTGATCGGGGAAAAATTTTTAGAAATCTCTCCGGGAAGTGGTGAAGCGGCTGAATTTTCTTCGGGTGACTATGTTCGTGGAGAAGATCCTCCGCGTATCGATCAGTTGATCTCGCAAAGCTATGGTTTAGCGGGAAAGTTAATTGATCTTGTAGAAAAAAATGAAGGTTCGGTCAGCAATATGATTCAGCAGTTGGATAGACTGACGACAAACTTCAACAAAACGCTGGTTCTTTTGGATAAAACCACCAAGAATCAAGATGTGGCAAGATTGCTTGATAACGCGGTCAAAATCAGCGATGACATGGCATATTTTACTCACAATATGAGATCTAAGAAAGCGGAAGAAACTTATGACCTTGTTCATAAGCTCCTTTTTAGATTGGAACCATTAGATGGTCCCGCGATTAAAAAGTTCTTTCAGGAAGAAGGCGTAAGAGCCCGTATTTTTTAG
- a CDS encoding alkaline phosphatase D family protein, whose product MMMQLRYFFAVSIIGSLLVLNLSCAEKSQAPESMNLKLLRMQAEANYQTDIVQNPASVKSVQRVALVSGIDQSADQSFWNSIASHKPDLVIATGNTVHSTKAFEKPLLSQYKKLDENEDYRKIRQSVPFMATWDELDFGIRHGDSSFQSKNESRDAFLKYWNYIPKLQPKSAKGIEHSIILGPAGKRVQIIVLDTRYYATPWTENGSDGKFKKNWSKSASLLGAQQWNWLANELRKDSDFKVIVSSLQLAANTDEGERWGLYPHDRQKLFDTIRNAGAKKVVVVSGNRNFGALGKVDMENYGPLYDLTVGPFNESVMSSEKDRHYIGDSVASGNFGMLEWDWKRQTLHLKIFDRDNKLAKDLRINI is encoded by the coding sequence ATGATGATGCAACTGAGATATTTCTTCGCTGTTTCCATTATTGGTTCTTTGCTTGTTTTAAATCTTTCGTGCGCAGAAAAAAGTCAGGCTCCAGAATCAATGAACTTGAAGCTTCTTAGAATGCAAGCCGAAGCAAATTATCAAACAGACATCGTTCAAAATCCTGCGTCCGTAAAGAGTGTGCAAAGAGTCGCCTTGGTTTCAGGTATTGATCAATCTGCTGATCAAAGTTTTTGGAATTCCATCGCATCTCACAAACCCGACTTGGTCATCGCAACAGGAAATACTGTTCATTCTACGAAAGCTTTCGAAAAACCTTTGCTTTCCCAATACAAGAAATTGGATGAAAACGAAGACTATCGCAAAATCCGTCAGAGCGTTCCATTCATGGCAACGTGGGATGAGCTTGATTTCGGAATACGCCATGGAGACTCTTCTTTTCAAAGTAAGAACGAAAGCCGTGATGCTTTTCTTAAGTACTGGAATTACATCCCGAAGCTTCAACCAAAATCCGCAAAAGGCATTGAGCATTCTATCATTCTGGGCCCAGCTGGAAAACGTGTGCAAATCATCGTGCTCGACACTCGTTACTATGCAACACCATGGACCGAAAACGGTTCTGATGGAAAGTTCAAAAAGAATTGGTCTAAATCCGCAAGCTTGTTAGGTGCTCAACAATGGAATTGGTTAGCGAACGAGCTTAGAAAAGATTCCGACTTCAAAGTGATTGTTTCATCCCTTCAACTTGCTGCAAACACCGATGAAGGAGAGCGCTGGGGACTTTATCCTCACGATCGCCAAAAACTTTTTGATACGATTCGCAATGCCGGAGCAAAAAAAGTCGTTGTCGTCAGTGGCAATCGTAACTTTGGTGCTTTAGGTAAAGTCGATATGGAAAACTATGGTCCTCTGTATGATTTAACTGTGGGACCTTTCAATGAATCCGTTATGAGTTCTGAAAAAGATCGCCACTACATCGGCGATTCTGTGGCCTCGGGAAATTTTGGAATGCTGGAATGGGATTGGAAACGTCAGACACTGCACTTAAAAATCTTTGATCGCGACAACAAGCTCGCTAAAGACCTTCGTATCAATATTTAA
- a CDS encoding PLP-dependent cysteine synthase family protein encodes MSHIYNSILDTVGDTPIVALHNVTKGSKHKFFAKVEYFNPGGSIKDRVAVAMIEEAEKRGDLKPGGTIVEATSGNTGVGLALAAAVKGYKCIFVMPEKMSEEKRALLRAYGAQVVITPMVEPEDPLSHYSVSKKIAEQTPGAFLANQFFNPDNPTRHYKTTGPEIWEQMDGKIDMLVGGAGTGGTLSGCAKFLKEKKSDVKVICADPIGSILYDLFYHKKIVDPPGSYKVEGIGEDMLPGNVHLDIYDGFVRVSDPEAFDMTRRLVSEEGLLVGPSSATALVGALKASEKLEKPSNIVVIFPDSGRQYLSKAFNDKWMIENGFLKEADVKTAFNRVISAEEALKNLKK; translated from the coding sequence ATGTCACACATCTATAATTCGATTTTGGATACTGTCGGCGACACGCCGATAGTGGCTCTTCACAACGTTACGAAGGGTTCTAAGCATAAATTCTTCGCGAAAGTGGAATATTTCAATCCAGGCGGCAGCATTAAGGACCGCGTTGCGGTTGCGATGATTGAAGAAGCCGAAAAACGTGGCGATCTAAAACCAGGTGGCACCATCGTGGAAGCAACTTCCGGGAACACCGGTGTGGGCCTGGCTTTAGCGGCGGCAGTTAAAGGTTATAAGTGTATTTTCGTGATGCCTGAAAAGATGAGCGAAGAAAAACGCGCCTTGTTGCGTGCTTACGGAGCTCAAGTTGTAATTACTCCGATGGTTGAGCCAGAAGATCCCCTCAGTCATTACTCTGTCTCAAAAAAGATCGCAGAACAGACTCCGGGAGCTTTCCTGGCGAATCAGTTCTTCAATCCGGATAATCCAACTCGCCATTACAAAACAACAGGTCCAGAAATCTGGGAACAGATGGATGGAAAAATTGATATGTTAGTCGGCGGAGCTGGCACGGGTGGAACTCTTTCAGGTTGTGCGAAATTCCTTAAAGAGAAGAAGTCTGATGTAAAAGTGATATGCGCGGACCCGATCGGAAGCATTCTTTACGATCTTTTCTATCATAAAAAGATCGTGGATCCGCCAGGATCGTACAAAGTGGAAGGTATCGGCGAAGATATGCTTCCAGGAAACGTGCACTTGGATATTTATGATGGGTTTGTTCGCGTCAGTGACCCTGAAGCTTTTGATATGACACGTCGTTTGGTCTCTGAAGAAGGTTTGTTAGTCGGACCTTCCAGTGCCACAGCCCTTGTCGGCGCGTTGAAAGCCTCTGAAAAGCTTGAGAAACCTTCGAACATCGTCGTGATCTTCCCAGATAGCGGTCGCCAATATCTGAGCAAAGCCTTCAACGACAAATGGATGATTGAAAACGGTTTCCTTAAAGAAGCTGATGTGAAAACTGCATTTAATCGCGTGATCAGTGCTGAAGAGGCATTGAAGAATCTAAAAAAATAG
- a CDS encoding ABC transporter ATP-binding protein, producing MSMIRLQDIKVAFDNHVVLKSVSLDIAIGECFVIVGPSGQGKTTLLKTMSGLVTPQNGKVFIEQKDWLTLSNKEKLPLLKRMGILFQKNALFDSLTCVENICFPLRETTKLTDWEITKKAEYFLDAVGIPHARDLYPDEISGGMQKRLGIARALALDPEIIFYDDPTAGLDPITSKKIIELILKLKKEKNSTVVAITNDMNRAYQMADRIGVVVDQELIITGTPEETQKHSDPRVHQFVRGLLDGPLTAMN from the coding sequence ATGAGTATGATCCGCCTGCAAGACATCAAGGTCGCGTTCGACAATCACGTGGTGCTAAAAAGTGTCAGTCTTGATATCGCAATCGGTGAGTGCTTCGTCATTGTGGGTCCCAGCGGGCAGGGGAAGACCACCTTATTAAAAACCATGTCAGGACTTGTAACCCCTCAGAATGGCAAAGTTTTTATTGAACAAAAGGACTGGTTAACGCTAAGCAACAAAGAAAAGCTCCCGCTGCTGAAGCGCATGGGAATCTTGTTTCAAAAGAATGCTCTTTTTGACTCCCTGACTTGTGTTGAAAACATCTGCTTTCCTTTGCGCGAAACAACGAAACTGACGGATTGGGAAATTACAAAGAAAGCAGAGTATTTCTTGGATGCCGTGGGGATTCCTCACGCGCGTGATTTGTACCCCGACGAAATCAGCGGCGGGATGCAAAAACGCCTCGGAATTGCTAGAGCGCTCGCTCTAGACCCCGAGATCATTTTCTATGATGACCCAACGGCGGGGCTGGATCCCATCACGTCAAAAAAAATCATCGAACTGATTCTAAAACTGAAAAAAGAAAAAAACTCGACAGTCGTTGCAATTACAAACGACATGAATCGCGCTTATCAAATGGCCGATCGAATCGGAGTCGTTGTTGATCAGGAGCTCATCATTACGGGAACGCCTGAAGAAACACAGAAGCATTCAGATCCACGTGTGCATCAATTTGTCAGAGGCTTGCTGGACGGGCCTTTGACAGCGATGAACTGA
- the sucC gene encoding ADP-forming succinate--CoA ligase subunit beta produces MNIHEYQAKEILRKFGVATLKGKVAHSPEEAVAAAKEIGGNIWVVKAQIHAGGRGKGGGVKIAKTLQEVEDLTKKMIGMTLVTHQTGPEGKVVQKVFIEQGCNIAKEYYVACLIDRATGRAAMMASSEGGMDIEEVAEHNPNAIKKVDIDPTVGLMPFQARQLAFQIGMSPEIVNKAVKFFQGLYNAFITTDCSIAEINPLVVTKEGEVLCLDAKMNFDSNALFRHQDIVELRDLNEEEPSEIEASKYDLAFIKLDGNIGCLVNGAGLAMATLDIIKLHGASPANFLDVGGGANKEKVTAAFKIILKDPNVKGILVNIFGGIMKCDIIAEGVIAASKELGLKVPLVCRLEGTNVELGKKMLRESGLNITPADDLTDAAKKIVAAVKG; encoded by the coding sequence ATGAATATTCATGAGTATCAGGCCAAAGAGATTCTCAGAAAATTTGGCGTAGCGACGTTAAAAGGTAAAGTCGCGCACTCACCTGAAGAGGCAGTGGCTGCTGCAAAAGAAATCGGTGGAAATATTTGGGTTGTAAAAGCTCAGATTCACGCTGGTGGCCGCGGTAAAGGCGGCGGTGTTAAGATTGCTAAGACTTTGCAAGAAGTTGAAGATCTAACTAAAAAAATGATCGGCATGACTTTGGTGACTCACCAAACAGGTCCTGAAGGTAAAGTAGTTCAAAAAGTTTTCATCGAGCAAGGTTGCAACATCGCTAAAGAATACTACGTTGCATGCTTGATCGACCGTGCTACAGGAAGAGCTGCAATGATGGCTTCTTCTGAAGGTGGTATGGATATCGAGGAAGTTGCTGAACACAATCCAAACGCGATCAAAAAAGTCGACATCGACCCTACTGTAGGTTTGATGCCTTTCCAAGCTCGCCAGTTGGCTTTCCAAATTGGTATGTCTCCAGAGATCGTAAATAAAGCGGTTAAGTTCTTCCAAGGTCTTTACAACGCATTCATCACAACAGATTGTTCGATCGCAGAGATCAATCCGCTTGTTGTGACTAAAGAAGGCGAAGTTCTTTGCTTGGATGCGAAAATGAACTTCGATTCCAACGCTCTTTTCAGACACCAAGACATCGTCGAACTTCGTGACCTGAACGAAGAAGAACCTTCTGAAATTGAAGCTTCTAAGTACGATCTTGCGTTCATCAAGCTTGATGGAAACATCGGTTGCTTGGTTAACGGTGCGGGTCTTGCGATGGCAACTCTAGACATCATCAAACTTCACGGAGCTTCTCCGGCGAACTTCTTGGATGTTGGCGGCGGCGCCAATAAAGAAAAAGTAACTGCGGCTTTCAAAATCATCCTTAAAGATCCAAACGTAAAAGGGATCTTGGTGAACATCTTCGGTGGTATCATGAAATGTGACATCATCGCGGAAGGTGTGATCGCGGCTTCTAAAGAGTTGGGCTTGAAAGTTCCTCTTGTGTGCCGTCTTGAAGGTACAAACGTAGAACTTGGTAAAAAAATGTTGAGAGAAAGCGGATTGAACATCACTCCTGCTGACGACCTCACAGATGCAGCTAAAAAGATCGTTGCTGCGGTAAAAGGATAA
- a CDS encoding DUF2784 domain-containing protein produces MIQEYSADFVLYCHFLYVLGVLVPIPLILIGGWLDWRWVRNLWLRRLHLAMIGIVVIESVFGIACPLTVWEEHLRQGTGAEVSYPSGFIAEWISKILFQDFEPWVFIVMYLVGAAVIAGLYLKVPPQKPQY; encoded by the coding sequence ATGATTCAAGAATACAGTGCCGACTTCGTTCTTTATTGCCATTTTCTTTATGTTCTAGGAGTGCTTGTGCCTATTCCGCTCATTCTTATAGGTGGATGGCTTGATTGGCGTTGGGTTCGCAATCTGTGGCTTCGTCGCTTGCATCTTGCGATGATAGGAATCGTCGTTATCGAATCTGTTTTTGGAATTGCGTGCCCATTGACTGTGTGGGAAGAGCATTTAAGACAGGGAACCGGCGCTGAAGTGTCTTATCCTTCTGGATTTATCGCGGAATGGATTTCAAAAATTCTGTTTCAGGATTTTGAACCATGGGTGTTCATAGTTATGTACTTAGTGGGAGCCGCAGTGATAGCTGGACTCTACTTAAAAGTTCCTCCGCAAAAGCCCCAATACTAA
- a CDS encoding cystathionine gamma-synthase produces the protein MKKTTENLGFATRAIHAGQSPDPTTGAIMTPVYLTSTYVQESPGVHKGWEYSRTHNPTRRAYENCMASLESGKYGFAFASGCAATTTILHILKGGDHVIAMDDMYGGTFRLFDKVLKHDGIDFSYTDLTKVENFEKAIKATTKMVWLETPTNPTLKLVDIKRISAIAKSKGIIVAVDNTFMSPYFQRPLELGADIVVHSATKYIGGHSDVVGGIAVTSRDDLAEKLAFLSNGMGAIQGPFDSFMCLRSLKTLPLRMKAHQENAMAIAKFLENHPKVDKVIYPGLESHPQHALAKEQMHGFGGMITFYIKGGMDSARKFLENVNVFSLAESLGGVESLIEHPAIMTHASVPAENRKALGIDDSLIRLSVGVEDLNDLLNDLKNAFDKA, from the coding sequence ATGAAAAAGACAACAGAGAACTTGGGTTTTGCAACAAGAGCTATTCATGCCGGTCAATCGCCGGATCCAACAACCGGTGCCATCATGACGCCTGTTTATTTGACCTCGACTTATGTACAAGAATCTCCGGGTGTGCATAAGGGGTGGGAATATTCACGCACACACAATCCCACTCGTCGCGCTTACGAAAATTGTATGGCGAGCCTTGAAAGTGGTAAGTACGGATTCGCCTTTGCTTCCGGTTGTGCAGCGACAACAACCATCCTGCACATCCTAAAAGGTGGCGATCATGTGATCGCTATGGATGACATGTACGGCGGTACTTTCCGTCTGTTCGACAAAGTCCTTAAGCATGATGGAATCGACTTTTCTTATACGGATTTGACGAAGGTAGAAAATTTCGAAAAGGCGATCAAAGCCACTACGAAAATGGTGTGGTTGGAAACTCCGACGAATCCTACTTTGAAACTTGTTGATATCAAACGCATCTCTGCGATTGCGAAATCTAAAGGTATCATCGTTGCGGTCGATAATACGTTTATGAGCCCGTACTTCCAACGTCCTTTAGAGTTGGGAGCTGACATCGTCGTTCACTCTGCAACGAAGTATATCGGTGGCCACAGTGACGTGGTTGGTGGGATTGCGGTGACCTCTCGTGATGACTTGGCAGAAAAATTGGCTTTCTTAAGCAACGGTATGGGCGCGATTCAAGGACCTTTTGATTCGTTTATGTGTTTAAGAAGTTTGAAAACTTTGCCATTGCGTATGAAGGCCCATCAGGAAAATGCGATGGCGATTGCGAAGTTTTTGGAAAACCATCCCAAAGTGGACAAAGTCATCTATCCAGGTCTTGAGAGCCATCCTCAACATGCTTTGGCCAAAGAACAGATGCACGGTTTTGGCGGAATGATTACTTTCTACATCAAGGGAGGCATGGATTCTGCCCGCAAGTTCCTTGAAAATGTGAATGTTTTCTCTTTGGCAGAGAGCTTGGGGGGCGTAGAGAGCCTTATCGAGCATCCGGCGATTATGACGCATGCCTCCGTTCCAGCAGAAAACCGCAAGGCTTTAGGGATCGATGATTCGTTGATTCGCCTCTCTGTAGGGGTGGAAGACTTGAACGATCTACTAAACGACTTAAAAAACGCCTTCGATAAAGCCTAG
- the trhA gene encoding PAQR family membrane homeostasis protein TrhA, producing the protein MKVLQQVEYGERFNTFSHALGAFLALLGSVLLIGLAASKQDTWRLFSFSVYAFTTVGLYCISTMYHGSQGQKKDFYRKLDYIGIYLKIAGNYTPYAILALRGNTGWIVLGVVWALAVLGIMWELVATSKNRNFSFALYGIMSVTVLPALKQLMDAIPPMGFAMIMAGFISYAVGVYFFFNDTKIKHGHGMWHLCVMAGTAFQYLCVLIYLT; encoded by the coding sequence ATGAAGGTCTTACAGCAAGTTGAATATGGGGAACGTTTCAATACTTTTTCGCACGCTTTGGGTGCGTTTCTTGCCCTTCTTGGTTCTGTTCTTTTAATCGGACTTGCCGCTTCAAAACAAGATACGTGGCGACTGTTTTCTTTCTCGGTGTATGCCTTTACAACCGTGGGTCTTTACTGCATTTCGACGATGTATCACGGATCCCAGGGACAGAAGAAAGACTTCTATCGCAAGCTTGATTACATCGGCATTTATTTAAAGATCGCCGGCAATTATACTCCCTACGCGATTTTAGCTTTGCGAGGAAATACCGGCTGGATTGTTCTAGGTGTCGTGTGGGCACTGGCAGTCTTAGGAATTATGTGGGAGCTTGTTGCCACTTCGAAGAATCGCAATTTTTCTTTCGCGCTTTATGGGATTATGAGTGTCACAGTTTTACCTGCTTTGAAACAACTGATGGATGCAATTCCTCCAATGGGTTTTGCGATGATCATGGCGGGTTTTATTTCTTACGCTGTCGGCGTTTATTTCTTTTTCAATGATACTAAAATCAAACACGGTCACGGAATGTGGCACCTGTGCGTGATGGCTGGAACAGCCTTTCAATATCTCTGCGTTTTAATCTATCTGACCTAG